In a single window of the Harpia harpyja isolate bHarHar1 chromosome 3, bHarHar1 primary haplotype, whole genome shotgun sequence genome:
- the TMEM229B gene encoding transmembrane protein 229B, producing the protein MAAAEPLTAFSRWYLYAIHGYFCEVMFTAAWEFVVNFNWKFPGVTSVWALFIYGTSILIVEKMYLYLKDKCNILVRCFIYTLWTYLWEFTTGLILRQFNACPWDYSQFDFDFMGLITLEYAIPWFCASFIMEQLVIRNTLRLRFDETAEPGAPTVPVALANGHVKTD; encoded by the coding sequence atggctgcggcagaacctctgaCCGCTTTCTCCCGATGGTACCTCTACGCCATTCACGGCTATTTCTGTGAGGTGATGTTCACAGCTGCCTGGGAGTTTGTGGTCAACTTTAACTGGAAGTTCCCAGGTGTTACCAGTGTGTGGGCGCTCTTCATCTATGGCACCTCCATCCTCATTGTGGAGAAGATGTATCTGTATCTCAAAGACAAGTGTAACATTTTGGTGCGCTGCTTCATTTACACACTTTGGACATACCTCTGGGAGTTCACCACCGGCCTCATCCTACGCCAGTTCAATGCCTGCCCATGGGACTATTCCCAGTTTGATTTTGACTTCATGGGCCTGATCACCCTGGAGTATGCCATCCCATGGTTTTGTGCTTCTTTCATCATGGAGCAGCTGGTGATCAGAAACACCCTGCGCTTACGATTTGATGAGACTGCCGAGCCGGGGGCCCCCACCGTCCCCGTTGCCTTGGCCAATGGCCATGTGAAGACTGATTGA